From the candidate division WOR-3 bacterium genome, the window AAGATTGACTCCGGAATCGCCCTTAAAATTTCCAAAATTCTTTTCGATTTGAAAAGGGATTTCAGAATTTACGTCTGTTCAGGAAACGATCTAGAATTTGCCAAAGAACATATACCGGCTGAAATATTCGAGAACACCGACGGTTTGATTCTTGAGACAGGATGCGTTTACAGCGATGGAAAAACGGAAAAAATACTCGTTGAAGAAAAACTCGTAAAAGCCGCCAAAGATCTTGAGCTCAGGCTCAGAAGAGCCCAGCTAAAAGGGGTTAAGTATTTTGCCCGAAGACTCTGCACCGTGAGTCTGTTCACGCGGGATGAATTTTCAGGAGAAGACCCGGAGTGTGTTTTCGACCAAATCTGCGAATTTCTCGATAAAGAAGAGGAAAAACTTTTTTACGCGACGCATTCCGATGTCGCCGTTGATGTTGTCCCTGAGGGTTACGACAAATTCACGGGTTTGGAAACCGTAGCCCGGGGCCGTGAAGTTTTTGCCATCGCCGATTCTTACAACGATGTCACCCTTCTTGAAAAGTCTGATTATTCGTTCGCGCCCAAAAATCTTTCCCCAAAAGCATTGAGAATTCTAGAAGGCAGAAAAAAAATTTCTTTTCTGACGAAAACTCTGGAAAAAGGAGTACTTTACACAAGCGGAAAGTATTACGGAGATGGGGTGTCGGAAATCCTCGAAACCATTCTGCTCTATTCCAAAAATTCCTGAAGATTTTTTTTCATGGTTTTTTTACAGTATCCGTCTATAGTTTTAAAATACAGTTTGCCCGGAAAGAAGAAAAAATTTTTGTCTACAATGAAAGCCGAACGGGCTTCGTTTTTCACCACAAAGTCAAAAGGATTGATCTCTTTTCCCGATGAATCACAGACCAAACCACCCGCTTCTTTGTAAGCCAGTGTCGAGCATGACAAATCGAGGATGTCTATGTTTTTGCCGGCGTAAAAAGCATAAGGTGGTAGCTCCTTCAGGAGAGGATAAAATTCAGCCTTTTCGAATGAAGTGTTCAAGAGAAGCGCTAGAAATGTTCCTGTGAAACTTCCAGGGTTGAATGAGTTACGCTGCAGAAAATCATTGAGTTTTCTTCCCGATTCCCCCATTACAGTGCTTATTCTGCCGACATCGTTCTCGTTAAAAGCTTTATCTGAATTAATTCTGATTTCGGTATTATTGAAAAGTGTTTTTTTGCCT encodes:
- a CDS encoding HAD hydrolase family protein — protein: MPLKKVLGVDLHGTLLDKFWKIDSGIALKISKILFDLKRDFRIYVCSGNDLEFAKEHIPAEIFENTDGLILETGCVYSDGKTEKILVEEKLVKAAKDLELRLRRAQLKGVKYFARRLCTVSLFTRDEFSGEDPECVFDQICEFLDKEEEKLFYATHSDVAVDVVPEGYDKFTGLETVARGREVFAIADSYNDVTLLEKSDYSFAPKNLSPKALRILEGRKKISFLTKTLEKGVLYTSGKYYGDGVSEILETILLYSKNS